One Cygnus atratus isolate AKBS03 ecotype Queensland, Australia chromosome 6, CAtr_DNAZoo_HiC_assembly, whole genome shotgun sequence DNA segment encodes these proteins:
- the MARCHF7 gene encoding E3 ubiquitin-protein ligase MARCHF7 isoform X5: MESKPSRIPRRISLQASSAPIASRPLTGNSLAGAYSARESSRRLDSGYQESAVLNTSGRDWGIGERETHETAWKLTASSPTHYSGTLDHPRSGRFWGSRNRLSTSSSSHFTSGCYGETERTQGAYSRLHNQQQDSDSKRPKLSCTSTSSVRNNGLTAFSDASWRYSRIPRSSSVMLGSLGTELVRERRELERRTDMSINDLVDHSYRSNDFSSSTYLQDRPASSYAEGARPKENSLSALRLNASMNQQLPSDRQPSFFNRDSNINSSRSSYSSRQRRNEMESPQRSMQPAFSHTAIREEIPSSSGSERVLSSQRSLNEAAADSEGRRTTRQLLSRLASSMSSTFFSRRSTQDSLHTRSLGSEESSVVPRVQASAMSSANGAATPETPGLQTSEASQGFSFLRRRWGLSGISQNLNSDSDGESYRPDSESRSTGSWLSSSLRNRCTPLFSRRRREGRDESARISTSDTTARSQHVFRRRESATASPPDSTHSRRSSGILPGSLFRFAVPPTLGSSLSDNLMITVDIIPSGWNQSEGQESDKSKIPPSRDPERLQKIKESLLLEDSEDEEGDLCRICQMSSASSDNLLIEPCKCTGSLQYVHQECMKKWLQSKINSGSSLEAVTTCELCKEKLHLNLEDFDIHELYRAHANEQADYEFISSGLYLVVLLHLCEQRFSDMLGTASEASTRVRLLRMILKTDAGGTVLQETNGCAAEMLNWQEQHQRAFVFCSP, from the exons ATGGAATCTAAACCCTCAAGAATTCCTCGGAGGATATCTCTTCAGGCCTCCAGCGCTCCAATAGCATCCCGACCATTAACTGGAAACAGTTTAGCTGGGGCATATAGTGCAAGAGAATCTTCACGGAGATTAGACTCTGGATACCAG GAATCCGCTGTATTGAATACTTCTGGTAGAGACTGGGGAATTGGAGAAAGAGAGACCCATGAAACTGCTTGGAAGCTTACAGCGTCCTCTCCAACTCACTACTCAGGGACACTTGATCATCCACGGTCTGGAAGATTCTGGGGAAGCAGAAACAGACTG TCTACATCTTCCTCCTCTCATTTTACATCTGGGTGTTATGGTGAGACTGAGAGAACTCAGGGAGCATATTCAAGACTGCATAACCAGCAGCAAGATAGTGATTCAAAGAGACCTAAGCTGTCCTGTACGTCTACCTCTTCTGTGAGAAATAATGGCTTGACTGCCTTTTCAG atgCCTCTTGGAGGTATAGTAGGATTCCTAGATCTTCATCTGTGATGCTCGGTTCTCTGGGAACTGAGCTGGTGAGAGAGCGAAGAGAGTTAGAAAGAAGAACAGATATGTCCATTAATGATCTGGTGGATCACAGTTACAGAAGCAATGACTTTTCATCTTCAACAT ATCTTCAGGATAGGCCTGCCTCTTCATACGCAGAGGGAGCAAGACCAAAAGAGAATTCATTAAGCGCTTTGAGGCTGAATGCATCCATGAACCAACAGTTGCCTTCTGATCGTCAGCCATCTTTTTTCAACAGAGACTCTAACATAAACTCTTCAAGATCGAGCTATTCTTCAAgacaaaggagaaatgaaatggaatCTCCCCAGAGGAGCATGCAGCCAGCATTTTCTCATACTGCCATTAGAGAAGAAATTCCTTCCTCAAGTGGTTCTGAAAGGGTTTTATCTTCTCAGAGGTCATTAAatgaggctgctgctgacagcGAAGGGAGGCGCACAACCAGACAGCTGCTGTCTCGTTTAGCATCTAGTATGTCATCTACATTTTTCTCTCGAAGATCTACCCAGGATTCATTGCATACAAGGTCATTAGGTTCTGAAGAGTCATCTGTTGTCCCAAGAGTTCAAGCTTCTGCCATGTCTAGTGCTAATGGAGCTGCAACTCCAGAAACGCCAGGACTTCAGACATCTGAAGCTTCTCAGGGATTTAGTTTTCTTAGACGAAGATGGGGTTTATCAGGAATTTCACAGAATCTTAACTCTGATTCGGACGGGGAAAGCTACAGACCAGACTCTGAAAGCAGGAGCACAGGATCCTGGTTGTCGTCATCTTTGAGGAACAGATGTACACCTCTCTTCTCCagaagaaggagagaaggaagagacgAGTCTGCAAGGATCTCTACCTCTGATACAACTGCTAGATCGCAACATGTCTTCAGAAGAAGAGAGTCAG CTACTGCCTCCCCACCAGATTCAACGCACAGCAGGAGAAGTTCGGGAATTCTGCCTGGTTCTCTCTTTCGCTTTGCAGTGCCTCCAACATTAGGAAGCAGTCTGTCTGACAATCTTATGATAACTGTAGATATTATTCCCTCTGGCTGGAATCAGTCTGAAGGACAAGAAAGTGATAAGTCTAAAATACCACCTTCAAGAGATCCAGAAAGACTCCAGAAAATTAAAGAGAG TCTGCTTTTAGAAGATTCTGAAGATGAAGAGGGTGACTTATGTAGAATCTGTCAGATGTCGTCTGCAAGTTCTGACAACCTTTTAATAGAGCCATGCAAATGCACTGGAAGTCTTCAGTATGTTCACCAGGAGTGTATGAAAAAATGGCTGCAGTCCAAGATTAATTCAG GTTCTTCTTTGGAAGCAGTGACTACTTGTGAACTGTGTAAGGAGAAGTTACATCTGAATCTGGAAGACTTTGATATTCATGAACTCTATAGGGCACATGCGAATGAACAA GCAGACTATGAATTTATCAGCTCTGGTCTCTACCTTGTAGTGTTGTTACACTTATGTGAACAGCGCTTTTCTGATATGCTAGGAACTGCAAGTGAGGCCAGCACACGTGTCAGA
- the MARCHF7 gene encoding E3 ubiquitin-protein ligase MARCHF7 isoform X2, whose product MESKPSRIPRRISLQASSAPIASRPLTGNSLAGAYSARESSRRLDSGYQESAVLNTSGRDWGIGERETHETAWKLTASSPTHYSGTLDHPRSGRFWGSRNRLSTSSSSHFTSGCYGETERTQGAYSRLHNQQQDSDSKRPKLSCTSTSSVRNNGLTAFSDASWRYSRIPRSSSVMLGSLGTELVRERRELERRTDMSINDLVDHSYRSNDFSSSTYLQDRPASSYAEGARPKENSLSALRLNASMNQQLPSDRQPSFFNRDSNINSSRSSYSSRQRRNEMESPQRSMQPAFSHTAIREEIPSSSGSERVLSSQRSLNEAAADSEGRRTTRQLLSRLASSMSSTFFSRRSTQDSLHTRSLGSEESSVVPRVQASAMSSANGAATPETPGLQTSEASQGFSFLRRRWGLSGISQNLNSDSDGESYRPDSESRSTGSWLSSSLRNRCTPLFSRRRREGRDESARISTSDTTARSQHVFRRRESGEETSLEASDSPPRASVSRPSTPAVSGIPTATASPPDSTHSRRSSGILPGSLFRFAVPPTLGSSLSDNLMITVDIIPSGWNQSEGQESDKSKIPPSRDPERLQKIKESLLLEDSEDEEGDLCRICQMSSASSDNLLIEPCKCTGSLQYVHQECMKKWLQSKINSGSSLEAVTTCELCKEKLHLNLEDFDIHELYRAHANEQADYEFISSGLYLVVLLHLCEQRFSDMLGTASEASTRVRLLRMILKTDAGGTVLQETNGCAAEMLNWQEQHQRAFVFCSP is encoded by the exons ATGGAATCTAAACCCTCAAGAATTCCTCGGAGGATATCTCTTCAGGCCTCCAGCGCTCCAATAGCATCCCGACCATTAACTGGAAACAGTTTAGCTGGGGCATATAGTGCAAGAGAATCTTCACGGAGATTAGACTCTGGATACCAG GAATCCGCTGTATTGAATACTTCTGGTAGAGACTGGGGAATTGGAGAAAGAGAGACCCATGAAACTGCTTGGAAGCTTACAGCGTCCTCTCCAACTCACTACTCAGGGACACTTGATCATCCACGGTCTGGAAGATTCTGGGGAAGCAGAAACAGACTG TCTACATCTTCCTCCTCTCATTTTACATCTGGGTGTTATGGTGAGACTGAGAGAACTCAGGGAGCATATTCAAGACTGCATAACCAGCAGCAAGATAGTGATTCAAAGAGACCTAAGCTGTCCTGTACGTCTACCTCTTCTGTGAGAAATAATGGCTTGACTGCCTTTTCAG atgCCTCTTGGAGGTATAGTAGGATTCCTAGATCTTCATCTGTGATGCTCGGTTCTCTGGGAACTGAGCTGGTGAGAGAGCGAAGAGAGTTAGAAAGAAGAACAGATATGTCCATTAATGATCTGGTGGATCACAGTTACAGAAGCAATGACTTTTCATCTTCAACAT ATCTTCAGGATAGGCCTGCCTCTTCATACGCAGAGGGAGCAAGACCAAAAGAGAATTCATTAAGCGCTTTGAGGCTGAATGCATCCATGAACCAACAGTTGCCTTCTGATCGTCAGCCATCTTTTTTCAACAGAGACTCTAACATAAACTCTTCAAGATCGAGCTATTCTTCAAgacaaaggagaaatgaaatggaatCTCCCCAGAGGAGCATGCAGCCAGCATTTTCTCATACTGCCATTAGAGAAGAAATTCCTTCCTCAAGTGGTTCTGAAAGGGTTTTATCTTCTCAGAGGTCATTAAatgaggctgctgctgacagcGAAGGGAGGCGCACAACCAGACAGCTGCTGTCTCGTTTAGCATCTAGTATGTCATCTACATTTTTCTCTCGAAGATCTACCCAGGATTCATTGCATACAAGGTCATTAGGTTCTGAAGAGTCATCTGTTGTCCCAAGAGTTCAAGCTTCTGCCATGTCTAGTGCTAATGGAGCTGCAACTCCAGAAACGCCAGGACTTCAGACATCTGAAGCTTCTCAGGGATTTAGTTTTCTTAGACGAAGATGGGGTTTATCAGGAATTTCACAGAATCTTAACTCTGATTCGGACGGGGAAAGCTACAGACCAGACTCTGAAAGCAGGAGCACAGGATCCTGGTTGTCGTCATCTTTGAGGAACAGATGTACACCTCTCTTCTCCagaagaaggagagaaggaagagacgAGTCTGCAAGGATCTCTACCTCTGATACAACTGCTAGATCGCAACATGTCTTCAGAAGAAGAGAGTCAGGTGAGGAGACCTCTCTTGAAGCATCAGATAGCCCGCCTAGGGCTTCTGTTAGCAGACCATCAACACCTGCAGTATCTGGTATTCCTACAGCTACTGCCTCCCCACCAGATTCAACGCACAGCAGGAGAAGTTCGGGAATTCTGCCTGGTTCTCTCTTTCGCTTTGCAGTGCCTCCAACATTAGGAAGCAGTCTGTCTGACAATCTTATGATAACTGTAGATATTATTCCCTCTGGCTGGAATCAGTCTGAAGGACAAGAAAGTGATAAGTCTAAAATACCACCTTCAAGAGATCCAGAAAGACTCCAGAAAATTAAAGAGAG TCTGCTTTTAGAAGATTCTGAAGATGAAGAGGGTGACTTATGTAGAATCTGTCAGATGTCGTCTGCAAGTTCTGACAACCTTTTAATAGAGCCATGCAAATGCACTGGAAGTCTTCAGTATGTTCACCAGGAGTGTATGAAAAAATGGCTGCAGTCCAAGATTAATTCAG GTTCTTCTTTGGAAGCAGTGACTACTTGTGAACTGTGTAAGGAGAAGTTACATCTGAATCTGGAAGACTTTGATATTCATGAACTCTATAGGGCACATGCGAATGAACAA GCAGACTATGAATTTATCAGCTCTGGTCTCTACCTTGTAGTGTTGTTACACTTATGTGAACAGCGCTTTTCTGATATGCTAGGAACTGCAAGTGAGGCCAGCACACGTGTCAGA
- the MARCHF7 gene encoding E3 ubiquitin-protein ligase MARCHF7 isoform X3, with product MESKPSRIPRRISLQASSAPIASRPLTGNSLAGAYSARESSRRLDSGYQESAVLNTSGRDWGIGERETHETAWKLTASSPTHYSGTLDHPRSGRFWGSRNRLSTSSSSHFTSGCYGETERTQGAYSRLHNQQQDSDSKRPKLSCTSTSSVRNNGLTAFSDASWRYSRIPRSSSVMLGSLGTELVRERRELERRTDMSINDLVDHSYRSNDFSSSTYLQDRPASSYAEGARPKENSLSALRLNASMNQQLPSDRQPSFFNRDSNINSSRSSYSSRQRRNEMESPQRSMQPAFSHTAIREEIPSSSGSERVLSSQRSLNEAAADSEGRRTTRQLLSRLASSMSSTFFSRRSTQDSLHTRSLGSEESSVVPRVQASAMSSANGAATPETPGLQTSEASQGFSFLRRRWGLSGISQNLNSDSDGESYRPDSESRSTGSWLSSSLRNRCTPLFSRRRREGRDESARISTSDTTARSQHVFRRRESGEETSLEASDSPPRASVSRPSTPAVSGIPTATASPPDSTHSRRSSGILPGSLFRFAVPPTLGSSLSDNLMITVDIIPSGWNQSEGQESDKSKIPPSRDPERLQKIKESLLLEDSEDEEGDLCRICQMSSASSDNLLIEPCKCTGSLQYVHQECMKKWLQSKINSGSSLEAVTTCELCKEKLHLNLEDFDIHELYRAHANEQADYEFISSGLYLVVLLHLCEQRFSDMLGTASEASTRVRFINLARTLQAHMEDIETSEDDSED from the exons ATGGAATCTAAACCCTCAAGAATTCCTCGGAGGATATCTCTTCAGGCCTCCAGCGCTCCAATAGCATCCCGACCATTAACTGGAAACAGTTTAGCTGGGGCATATAGTGCAAGAGAATCTTCACGGAGATTAGACTCTGGATACCAG GAATCCGCTGTATTGAATACTTCTGGTAGAGACTGGGGAATTGGAGAAAGAGAGACCCATGAAACTGCTTGGAAGCTTACAGCGTCCTCTCCAACTCACTACTCAGGGACACTTGATCATCCACGGTCTGGAAGATTCTGGGGAAGCAGAAACAGACTG TCTACATCTTCCTCCTCTCATTTTACATCTGGGTGTTATGGTGAGACTGAGAGAACTCAGGGAGCATATTCAAGACTGCATAACCAGCAGCAAGATAGTGATTCAAAGAGACCTAAGCTGTCCTGTACGTCTACCTCTTCTGTGAGAAATAATGGCTTGACTGCCTTTTCAG atgCCTCTTGGAGGTATAGTAGGATTCCTAGATCTTCATCTGTGATGCTCGGTTCTCTGGGAACTGAGCTGGTGAGAGAGCGAAGAGAGTTAGAAAGAAGAACAGATATGTCCATTAATGATCTGGTGGATCACAGTTACAGAAGCAATGACTTTTCATCTTCAACAT ATCTTCAGGATAGGCCTGCCTCTTCATACGCAGAGGGAGCAAGACCAAAAGAGAATTCATTAAGCGCTTTGAGGCTGAATGCATCCATGAACCAACAGTTGCCTTCTGATCGTCAGCCATCTTTTTTCAACAGAGACTCTAACATAAACTCTTCAAGATCGAGCTATTCTTCAAgacaaaggagaaatgaaatggaatCTCCCCAGAGGAGCATGCAGCCAGCATTTTCTCATACTGCCATTAGAGAAGAAATTCCTTCCTCAAGTGGTTCTGAAAGGGTTTTATCTTCTCAGAGGTCATTAAatgaggctgctgctgacagcGAAGGGAGGCGCACAACCAGACAGCTGCTGTCTCGTTTAGCATCTAGTATGTCATCTACATTTTTCTCTCGAAGATCTACCCAGGATTCATTGCATACAAGGTCATTAGGTTCTGAAGAGTCATCTGTTGTCCCAAGAGTTCAAGCTTCTGCCATGTCTAGTGCTAATGGAGCTGCAACTCCAGAAACGCCAGGACTTCAGACATCTGAAGCTTCTCAGGGATTTAGTTTTCTTAGACGAAGATGGGGTTTATCAGGAATTTCACAGAATCTTAACTCTGATTCGGACGGGGAAAGCTACAGACCAGACTCTGAAAGCAGGAGCACAGGATCCTGGTTGTCGTCATCTTTGAGGAACAGATGTACACCTCTCTTCTCCagaagaaggagagaaggaagagacgAGTCTGCAAGGATCTCTACCTCTGATACAACTGCTAGATCGCAACATGTCTTCAGAAGAAGAGAGTCAGGTGAGGAGACCTCTCTTGAAGCATCAGATAGCCCGCCTAGGGCTTCTGTTAGCAGACCATCAACACCTGCAGTATCTGGTATTCCTACAGCTACTGCCTCCCCACCAGATTCAACGCACAGCAGGAGAAGTTCGGGAATTCTGCCTGGTTCTCTCTTTCGCTTTGCAGTGCCTCCAACATTAGGAAGCAGTCTGTCTGACAATCTTATGATAACTGTAGATATTATTCCCTCTGGCTGGAATCAGTCTGAAGGACAAGAAAGTGATAAGTCTAAAATACCACCTTCAAGAGATCCAGAAAGACTCCAGAAAATTAAAGAGAG TCTGCTTTTAGAAGATTCTGAAGATGAAGAGGGTGACTTATGTAGAATCTGTCAGATGTCGTCTGCAAGTTCTGACAACCTTTTAATAGAGCCATGCAAATGCACTGGAAGTCTTCAGTATGTTCACCAGGAGTGTATGAAAAAATGGCTGCAGTCCAAGATTAATTCAG GTTCTTCTTTGGAAGCAGTGACTACTTGTGAACTGTGTAAGGAGAAGTTACATCTGAATCTGGAAGACTTTGATATTCATGAACTCTATAGGGCACATGCGAATGAACAA GCAGACTATGAATTTATCAGCTCTGGTCTCTACCTTGTAGTGTTGTTACACTTATGTGAACAGCGCTTTTCTGATATGCTAGGAACTGCAAGTGAGGCCAGCACACGTGTCAGA
- the MARCHF7 gene encoding E3 ubiquitin-protein ligase MARCHF7 isoform X9, which yields MESKPSRIPRRISLQASSAPIASRPLTGNSLAGAYSARESSRRLDSGYQSTSSSSHFTSGCYGETERTQGAYSRLHNQQQDSDSKRPKLSCTSTSSVRNNGLTAFSDASWRYSRIPRSSSVMLGSLGTELVRERRELERRTDMSINDLVDHSYRSNDFSSSTYLQDRPASSYAEGARPKENSLSALRLNASMNQQLPSDRQPSFFNRDSNINSSRSSYSSRQRRNEMESPQRSMQPAFSHTAIREEIPSSSGSERVLSSQRSLNEAAADSEGRRTTRQLLSRLASSMSSTFFSRRSTQDSLHTRSLGSEESSVVPRVQASAMSSANGAATPETPGLQTSEASQGFSFLRRRWGLSGISQNLNSDSDGESYRPDSESRSTGSWLSSSLRNRCTPLFSRRRREGRDESARISTSDTTARSQHVFRRRESGEETSLEASDSPPRASVSRPSTPAVSGIPTATASPPDSTHSRRSSGILPGSLFRFAVPPTLGSSLSDNLMITVDIIPSGWNQSEGQESDKSKIPPSRDPERLQKIKESLLLEDSEDEEGDLCRICQMSSASSDNLLIEPCKCTGSLQYVHQECMKKWLQSKINSGSSLEAVTTCELCKEKLHLNLEDFDIHELYRAHANEQADYEFISSGLYLVVLLHLCEQRFSDMLGTASEASTRVRLLRMILKTDAGGTVLQETNGCAAEMLNWQEQHQRAFVFCSP from the exons ATGGAATCTAAACCCTCAAGAATTCCTCGGAGGATATCTCTTCAGGCCTCCAGCGCTCCAATAGCATCCCGACCATTAACTGGAAACAGTTTAGCTGGGGCATATAGTGCAAGAGAATCTTCACGGAGATTAGACTCTGGATACCAG TCTACATCTTCCTCCTCTCATTTTACATCTGGGTGTTATGGTGAGACTGAGAGAACTCAGGGAGCATATTCAAGACTGCATAACCAGCAGCAAGATAGTGATTCAAAGAGACCTAAGCTGTCCTGTACGTCTACCTCTTCTGTGAGAAATAATGGCTTGACTGCCTTTTCAG atgCCTCTTGGAGGTATAGTAGGATTCCTAGATCTTCATCTGTGATGCTCGGTTCTCTGGGAACTGAGCTGGTGAGAGAGCGAAGAGAGTTAGAAAGAAGAACAGATATGTCCATTAATGATCTGGTGGATCACAGTTACAGAAGCAATGACTTTTCATCTTCAACAT ATCTTCAGGATAGGCCTGCCTCTTCATACGCAGAGGGAGCAAGACCAAAAGAGAATTCATTAAGCGCTTTGAGGCTGAATGCATCCATGAACCAACAGTTGCCTTCTGATCGTCAGCCATCTTTTTTCAACAGAGACTCTAACATAAACTCTTCAAGATCGAGCTATTCTTCAAgacaaaggagaaatgaaatggaatCTCCCCAGAGGAGCATGCAGCCAGCATTTTCTCATACTGCCATTAGAGAAGAAATTCCTTCCTCAAGTGGTTCTGAAAGGGTTTTATCTTCTCAGAGGTCATTAAatgaggctgctgctgacagcGAAGGGAGGCGCACAACCAGACAGCTGCTGTCTCGTTTAGCATCTAGTATGTCATCTACATTTTTCTCTCGAAGATCTACCCAGGATTCATTGCATACAAGGTCATTAGGTTCTGAAGAGTCATCTGTTGTCCCAAGAGTTCAAGCTTCTGCCATGTCTAGTGCTAATGGAGCTGCAACTCCAGAAACGCCAGGACTTCAGACATCTGAAGCTTCTCAGGGATTTAGTTTTCTTAGACGAAGATGGGGTTTATCAGGAATTTCACAGAATCTTAACTCTGATTCGGACGGGGAAAGCTACAGACCAGACTCTGAAAGCAGGAGCACAGGATCCTGGTTGTCGTCATCTTTGAGGAACAGATGTACACCTCTCTTCTCCagaagaaggagagaaggaagagacgAGTCTGCAAGGATCTCTACCTCTGATACAACTGCTAGATCGCAACATGTCTTCAGAAGAAGAGAGTCAGGTGAGGAGACCTCTCTTGAAGCATCAGATAGCCCGCCTAGGGCTTCTGTTAGCAGACCATCAACACCTGCAGTATCTGGTATTCCTACAGCTACTGCCTCCCCACCAGATTCAACGCACAGCAGGAGAAGTTCGGGAATTCTGCCTGGTTCTCTCTTTCGCTTTGCAGTGCCTCCAACATTAGGAAGCAGTCTGTCTGACAATCTTATGATAACTGTAGATATTATTCCCTCTGGCTGGAATCAGTCTGAAGGACAAGAAAGTGATAAGTCTAAAATACCACCTTCAAGAGATCCAGAAAGACTCCAGAAAATTAAAGAGAG TCTGCTTTTAGAAGATTCTGAAGATGAAGAGGGTGACTTATGTAGAATCTGTCAGATGTCGTCTGCAAGTTCTGACAACCTTTTAATAGAGCCATGCAAATGCACTGGAAGTCTTCAGTATGTTCACCAGGAGTGTATGAAAAAATGGCTGCAGTCCAAGATTAATTCAG GTTCTTCTTTGGAAGCAGTGACTACTTGTGAACTGTGTAAGGAGAAGTTACATCTGAATCTGGAAGACTTTGATATTCATGAACTCTATAGGGCACATGCGAATGAACAA GCAGACTATGAATTTATCAGCTCTGGTCTCTACCTTGTAGTGTTGTTACACTTATGTGAACAGCGCTTTTCTGATATGCTAGGAACTGCAAGTGAGGCCAGCACACGTGTCAGA
- the MARCHF7 gene encoding E3 ubiquitin-protein ligase MARCHF7 isoform X7: MESKPSRIPRRISLQASSAPIASRPLTGNSLAGAYSARESSRRLDSGYQESAVLNTSGRDWGIGERETHETAWKLTASSPTHYSGTLDHPRSGRFWGSRNRLSTSSSSHFTSGCYGETERTQGAYSRLHNQQQDSDSKRPKLSCTSTSSVRNNGLTAFSDASWRYSRIPRSSSVMLGSLGTELVRERRELERRTDMSINDLVDHSYRSNDFSSSTYLQDRPASSYAEGARPKENSLSALRLNASMNQQLPSDRQPSFFNRDSNINSSRSSYSSRQRRNEMESPQRSMQPAFSHTAIREEIPSSSGSERVLSSQRSLNEAAADSEGRRTTRQLLSRLASSMSSTFFSRRSTQDSLHTRSLGSEESSVVPRVQASAMSSANGAATPETPGLQTSEASQGFSFLRRRWGLSGISQNLNSDSDGESYRPDSESRSTGSWLSSSLRNRCTPLFSRRRREGRDESARISTSDTTARSQHVFRRRESATASPPDSTHSRRSSGILPGSLFRFAVPPTLGSSLSDNLMITVDIIPSGWNQSEGQESDKSKIPPSRDPERLQKIKESLLLEDSEDEEGDLCRICQMSSASSDNLLIEPCKCTGSLQYVHQECMKKWLQSKINSGSSLEAVTTCELCKEKLHLNLEDFDIHELYRAHANEQADYEFISSGLYLVVLLHLCEQRFSDMLGTASEASTRVRFINLARTLQAHMEDIETSEDDSED, from the exons ATGGAATCTAAACCCTCAAGAATTCCTCGGAGGATATCTCTTCAGGCCTCCAGCGCTCCAATAGCATCCCGACCATTAACTGGAAACAGTTTAGCTGGGGCATATAGTGCAAGAGAATCTTCACGGAGATTAGACTCTGGATACCAG GAATCCGCTGTATTGAATACTTCTGGTAGAGACTGGGGAATTGGAGAAAGAGAGACCCATGAAACTGCTTGGAAGCTTACAGCGTCCTCTCCAACTCACTACTCAGGGACACTTGATCATCCACGGTCTGGAAGATTCTGGGGAAGCAGAAACAGACTG TCTACATCTTCCTCCTCTCATTTTACATCTGGGTGTTATGGTGAGACTGAGAGAACTCAGGGAGCATATTCAAGACTGCATAACCAGCAGCAAGATAGTGATTCAAAGAGACCTAAGCTGTCCTGTACGTCTACCTCTTCTGTGAGAAATAATGGCTTGACTGCCTTTTCAG atgCCTCTTGGAGGTATAGTAGGATTCCTAGATCTTCATCTGTGATGCTCGGTTCTCTGGGAACTGAGCTGGTGAGAGAGCGAAGAGAGTTAGAAAGAAGAACAGATATGTCCATTAATGATCTGGTGGATCACAGTTACAGAAGCAATGACTTTTCATCTTCAACAT ATCTTCAGGATAGGCCTGCCTCTTCATACGCAGAGGGAGCAAGACCAAAAGAGAATTCATTAAGCGCTTTGAGGCTGAATGCATCCATGAACCAACAGTTGCCTTCTGATCGTCAGCCATCTTTTTTCAACAGAGACTCTAACATAAACTCTTCAAGATCGAGCTATTCTTCAAgacaaaggagaaatgaaatggaatCTCCCCAGAGGAGCATGCAGCCAGCATTTTCTCATACTGCCATTAGAGAAGAAATTCCTTCCTCAAGTGGTTCTGAAAGGGTTTTATCTTCTCAGAGGTCATTAAatgaggctgctgctgacagcGAAGGGAGGCGCACAACCAGACAGCTGCTGTCTCGTTTAGCATCTAGTATGTCATCTACATTTTTCTCTCGAAGATCTACCCAGGATTCATTGCATACAAGGTCATTAGGTTCTGAAGAGTCATCTGTTGTCCCAAGAGTTCAAGCTTCTGCCATGTCTAGTGCTAATGGAGCTGCAACTCCAGAAACGCCAGGACTTCAGACATCTGAAGCTTCTCAGGGATTTAGTTTTCTTAGACGAAGATGGGGTTTATCAGGAATTTCACAGAATCTTAACTCTGATTCGGACGGGGAAAGCTACAGACCAGACTCTGAAAGCAGGAGCACAGGATCCTGGTTGTCGTCATCTTTGAGGAACAGATGTACACCTCTCTTCTCCagaagaaggagagaaggaagagacgAGTCTGCAAGGATCTCTACCTCTGATACAACTGCTAGATCGCAACATGTCTTCAGAAGAAGAGAGTCAG CTACTGCCTCCCCACCAGATTCAACGCACAGCAGGAGAAGTTCGGGAATTCTGCCTGGTTCTCTCTTTCGCTTTGCAGTGCCTCCAACATTAGGAAGCAGTCTGTCTGACAATCTTATGATAACTGTAGATATTATTCCCTCTGGCTGGAATCAGTCTGAAGGACAAGAAAGTGATAAGTCTAAAATACCACCTTCAAGAGATCCAGAAAGACTCCAGAAAATTAAAGAGAG TCTGCTTTTAGAAGATTCTGAAGATGAAGAGGGTGACTTATGTAGAATCTGTCAGATGTCGTCTGCAAGTTCTGACAACCTTTTAATAGAGCCATGCAAATGCACTGGAAGTCTTCAGTATGTTCACCAGGAGTGTATGAAAAAATGGCTGCAGTCCAAGATTAATTCAG GTTCTTCTTTGGAAGCAGTGACTACTTGTGAACTGTGTAAGGAGAAGTTACATCTGAATCTGGAAGACTTTGATATTCATGAACTCTATAGGGCACATGCGAATGAACAA GCAGACTATGAATTTATCAGCTCTGGTCTCTACCTTGTAGTGTTGTTACACTTATGTGAACAGCGCTTTTCTGATATGCTAGGAACTGCAAGTGAGGCCAGCACACGTGTCAGA